One Halovivax ruber XH-70 genomic region harbors:
- a CDS encoding alkaline phosphatase family protein, with translation MRRHELVDELCARGEEGVVEPAYGGDCVTNAAESALALLNPAFERTLPDEAFRGVETDVETVVFVLLDGFGYDEWTRFESRRTLARRFAESGAVRPLTSIYPSETAAAFTSITTGTNPVEHGLLGWFQYLEPIDRDVVTLPFTTLDGTPIDEVDPSLDGTALFDADPLSARAAETDVSFETVLPASIADSPYSRAIFDGARRTGYEERETFATQLRDRVEAASGPTFVFGYEPSIDAVAHEEGLTSRSARQTMADVLTGLQADLVDALSPSIAADTLLVVSADHGLVDTPPAENIDVTEWSHWDTLQGRFRRDAAGGPRRPTGSPRNAHFHVEPEELDAAHAELEDAVEGRVYTRTEAVDSGLFGEGEPTERFERRCGDLVAIHRERGLCWRADDRSNRGMHGGLTRAEMLVPFAAARVDALQN, from the coding sequence ATGCGTCGGCACGAACTGGTCGACGAGTTGTGTGCCAGGGGCGAGGAGGGCGTCGTCGAACCGGCCTACGGCGGCGACTGCGTGACGAACGCTGCCGAGTCGGCGCTCGCTCTCCTGAACCCGGCGTTCGAGCGTACTTTGCCGGACGAAGCGTTTCGCGGCGTCGAGACCGACGTCGAGACGGTGGTCTTCGTCTTGCTCGACGGGTTCGGCTACGACGAGTGGACGCGGTTCGAATCGCGCCGGACGCTCGCCCGCCGATTCGCCGAGTCGGGAGCGGTCCGTCCACTCACGTCGATCTATCCCTCCGAGACGGCGGCGGCCTTCACCTCGATCACGACCGGCACGAACCCCGTCGAACACGGACTCCTCGGCTGGTTCCAGTATCTGGAGCCGATCGATCGCGACGTCGTCACCTTACCGTTTACCACGCTCGACGGGACGCCCATCGACGAGGTCGACCCGTCGCTAGACGGGACGGCCCTCTTCGACGCCGACCCGCTCTCGGCCCGCGCGGCCGAGACCGACGTCTCGTTCGAGACGGTCCTCCCGGCGTCGATCGCCGACTCGCCGTACAGCCGGGCGATCTTCGACGGCGCGAGACGGACCGGATACGAGGAACGGGAGACGTTCGCGACCCAGCTTCGCGACCGCGTCGAGGCGGCGTCCGGGCCGACGTTCGTCTTCGGCTACGAGCCGTCGATCGACGCGGTCGCCCACGAGGAAGGGTTGACGAGCCGGTCGGCCCGACAGACGATGGCGGACGTCCTCACCGGATTGCAGGCCGATCTCGTCGATGCGCTCTCGCCGTCGATCGCCGCGGACACGCTCCTCGTCGTCTCGGCCGACCACGGCCTCGTCGACACGCCGCCCGCCGAAAATATTGACGTGACCGAGTGGTCACACTGGGATACCCTTCAGGGCCGATTCCGTCGTGACGCGGCCGGAGGACCCCGACGCCCGACGGGCAGTCCACGGAACGCGCACTTCCACGTCGAACCCGAGGAACTCGATGCGGCCCACGCCGAACTAGAAGACGCCGTCGAGGGACGAGTGTACACGCGCACCGAGGCCGTCGATTCGGGCCTGTTCGGCGAGGGAGAGCCCACCGAACGCTTCGAACGCCGGTGCGGTGACCTGGTCGCGATCCATCGCGAGCGCGGCCTGTGCTGGCGGGCCGACGATCGCTCGAATCGCGGGATGCACGGCGGGCTCACCCGGGCCGAGATGCTCGTCCCGTTCGCCGCGGCACGCGTCGACGCGTTGCAGAACTGA
- a CDS encoding amphi-Trp domain-containing protein: MVVRTDDSRELGRTDVAALFRELADEFERGGETVSIPVGNKTVALRPPDDVTTEVEVLERSGMVRGDQERLRIDVRWAPAAKEEPRPVGEADDGGTEQERLDRQPASDRQES; the protein is encoded by the coding sequence ATGGTCGTACGAACCGACGACAGCCGGGAACTCGGGCGCACGGACGTGGCGGCGCTCTTTCGCGAACTCGCGGACGAGTTCGAGCGGGGCGGCGAGACGGTGTCGATCCCCGTCGGAAACAAGACCGTCGCCTTGCGTCCGCCCGACGACGTAACGACGGAGGTCGAAGTGTTAGAACGGTCGGGGATGGTCCGCGGGGATCAGGAGCGCCTCCGAATCGACGTTCGATGGGCGCCAGCCGCGAAGGAAGAGCCACGGCCGGTCGGCGAGGCGGACGACGGCGGGACGGAGCAAGAGCGTCTCGATCGACAGCCCGCGAGTGACCGCCAGGAGTCGTGA
- the aglJ gene encoding S-layer glycoprotein N-glycosyltransferase AglJ, protein MSPEAAGASTRAQQPAPAQSPGVPKSSVCILLPTLNEAATIGDIVSDFRARGYDNVLVMDGGSTDQTRDIAREAGARVVEQSGEGKGQAIREAMAYVDVPYVLMLDGDGTYDPADAERMLEPLADGYEHVIGDRFADIDPDAMTRLNRVGNRLINRSFTTIHGAEYADILSGYRAFTVDSFERCSPSADGFTIETELAVECVKQGIDTTVVPISYGARPDDSETNLRPVRDGGRIIVSLYSLARTNNPLFFFGSLGLASIVVGAAVALFVLTQWLVHDIGHNILALVGAAAILLGVQLLMFGVLSDMIVSLHRDQRRQLQRLSHVERTHSADRPAHREHDPDDE, encoded by the coding sequence ATGTCCCCCGAGGCGGCCGGAGCGAGCACGCGCGCCCAGCAGCCGGCGCCAGCGCAGTCGCCCGGCGTTCCGAAATCGTCCGTCTGCATTCTTCTCCCGACGCTGAACGAAGCGGCGACCATCGGCGACATCGTGAGCGACTTTCGAGCGCGCGGGTACGACAACGTCCTCGTGATGGACGGTGGATCGACCGACCAGACGAGAGATATTGCCCGCGAGGCGGGCGCTCGCGTCGTCGAACAATCGGGTGAGGGAAAGGGCCAGGCGATTCGCGAGGCGATGGCGTACGTCGACGTCCCGTACGTTCTCATGCTGGACGGCGACGGCACGTACGACCCCGCGGACGCCGAACGGATGCTCGAGCCGCTCGCCGACGGCTACGAACACGTCATCGGCGATCGGTTCGCCGACATCGATCCGGACGCGATGACTCGTCTCAATCGCGTCGGCAACCGACTCATCAACCGCTCGTTCACGACGATCCACGGCGCCGAGTACGCCGACATCCTCTCGGGCTACCGGGCCTTCACCGTCGACTCGTTCGAGCGCTGTTCGCCGTCGGCGGATGGCTTTACGATCGAGACCGAACTGGCCGTCGAGTGTGTCAAGCAGGGAATCGACACGACGGTCGTCCCGATCAGCTACGGCGCTCGGCCGGACGACTCGGAGACGAACTTACGCCCCGTCCGCGACGGCGGGCGGATCATCGTCTCGCTGTACTCGCTGGCCCGGACCAACAACCCGCTCTTTTTCTTCGGGAGTCTCGGGCTCGCGAGCATCGTCGTCGGCGCGGCCGTCGCGCTGTTCGTCCTCACGCAGTGGCTCGTCCACGACATCGGCCACAACATCCTCGCGCTCGTCGGTGCGGCCGCAATCTTGCTCGGCGTCCAGCTGCTCATGTTCGGTGTCCTCTCCGATATGATCGTCTCGTTGCATCGCGATCAGCGTCGGCAACTCCAGCGTCTCAGCCACGTCGAACGGACGCACTCGGCCGATCGACCGGCCCACCGTGAGCACGATCCCGACGACGAGTAA
- a CDS encoding DUF5789 family protein — protein MGVRPPQGGDDTEPETIEFGIAAVDARLRDADLDFPASADAVDSALGDRPVPYDPAGSTVSLSEALAEVDTSSFDSRQELLNELHPVFEAYRANRGASLIGRLRGLLPF, from the coding sequence ATGGGAGTTCGGCCGCCACAGGGAGGCGACGATACGGAGCCCGAAACGATCGAATTCGGCATCGCCGCAGTCGACGCTCGATTGCGCGACGCCGATCTCGACTTTCCGGCCTCGGCCGACGCCGTCGACAGTGCACTCGGCGACCGGCCGGTCCCGTACGACCCGGCTGGTTCGACGGTGTCGCTCTCGGAGGCGCTCGCCGAGGTGGACACGAGCTCGTTCGACTCCCGACAGGAACTATTGAACGAACTGCACCCCGTGTTCGAAGCGTATCGAGCCAATCGTGGCGCGTCGCTGATCGGCCGGCTTCGTGGGCTCTTGCCGTTTTGA
- a CDS encoding ribbon-helix-helix domain-containing protein, producing MTEYTTVSIPKELAERVDETIEGTSFTSTSDLVRFLLRSIVIQHQRSGKLTESEFEEIAEQLRGLGYLE from the coding sequence ATGACCGAGTACACGACGGTCTCGATTCCGAAGGAGCTCGCCGAACGCGTCGACGAGACGATCGAGGGAACGAGTTTCACGTCGACGAGCGATCTGGTCCGCTTCTTGCTTCGGAGCATCGTCATCCAGCACCAGCGCTCTGGCAAACTCACCGAATCCGAGTTCGAAGAGATCGCCGAACAGCTCCGCGGCCTGGGCTATCTCGAGTGA
- a CDS encoding PLP-dependent cysteine synthase family protein, producing MTEHDRALSSVLDTVGNTPLVCVQAGPADVSIYAKLESFNPGASVKDRIGAYMLERLLERGDVGEGGTVVEPTAGNTGIGFAVAAQQLGLDAVFVVPERFSLEKQQLMRALGAEVINTPTDDGMGGAIDRAHELADELDDAVVPQQFSNPLNTEAHYETTGPEIYDALDEVGAVVAGCGTAGTLMGIARYAREQNPDTYVAAVEPEGSLYGEFLGEDRSEGEYKIEGIGTHNTDTNELFEPELVDDIYPIPDEHAHEELARLAAEEGHLVGSSAGAASVAARHVATQIADGEIDAPHDSVVTVFPDSSERYLSKGIYGSFEEWSG from the coding sequence ATGACCGAACACGACCGAGCGCTGTCGTCGGTGCTCGACACCGTGGGGAACACGCCGCTGGTCTGTGTGCAGGCCGGGCCGGCCGACGTCTCCATCTACGCGAAACTCGAATCGTTCAACCCTGGCGCGAGCGTCAAGGATCGAATCGGCGCCTACATGTTAGAGCGGCTGCTCGAACGGGGCGACGTCGGCGAAGGCGGGACCGTCGTCGAGCCCACCGCGGGGAACACGGGGATCGGGTTCGCCGTCGCCGCCCAACAGCTGGGCCTCGACGCCGTCTTCGTGGTCCCCGAGCGATTCAGTCTCGAAAAACAGCAACTCATGCGGGCGCTGGGTGCCGAGGTCATCAACACGCCCACCGACGACGGCATGGGTGGCGCGATTGATCGTGCCCACGAACTCGCCGACGAGCTGGACGACGCGGTCGTCCCCCAGCAGTTCTCGAACCCGCTCAACACGGAGGCCCACTACGAGACGACCGGCCCGGAGATCTACGACGCGCTGGACGAGGTCGGCGCCGTCGTCGCCGGCTGTGGAACGGCGGGGACGCTCATGGGAATCGCCCGCTACGCACGCGAGCAGAATCCCGACACCTACGTCGCGGCGGTCGAACCCGAGGGCTCGCTCTACGGCGAGTTCCTCGGCGAAGATCGATCGGAAGGCGAGTACAAGATCGAGGGGATCGGTACCCACAACACCGACACGAACGAGCTGTTCGAACCGGAACTCGTCGACGACATCTATCCGATCCCGGACGAGCACGCACACGAAGAACTCGCGCGACTCGCCGCCGAGGAGGGCCACCTGGTCGGCTCGAGCGCCGGTGCGGCGAGCGTCGCGGCCCGACACGTCGCGACCCAGATCGCCGACGGCGAGATCGATGCCCCGCACGACTCCGTCGTCACGGTCTTTCCGGACTCCAGCGAACGCTACCTCTCGAAGGGGATCTACGGCTCGTTCGAGGAGTGGAGCGGGTGA
- a CDS encoding DUF5798 family protein, with amino-acid sequence MGLGSTAKKIQLVSEKAEQMYTQVQQLQQRIINLEGEVDETHDTVTDLEADVAEQHALLEAIAEDRGLDVEAILAEAATDDGTEPADEDETETAATDGDGTAEDGADATAASEPNA; translated from the coding sequence ATGGGATTAGGCTCGACGGCGAAGAAGATCCAGCTCGTCTCCGAAAAGGCCGAGCAGATGTACACACAGGTCCAGCAGCTCCAGCAGCGAATCATCAACCTCGAGGGCGAAGTCGACGAGACACACGACACGGTCACCGATCTCGAAGCCGACGTCGCCGAACAGCACGCGCTCCTCGAAGCGATCGCGGAGGACCGCGGCCTCGACGTCGAGGCGATTCTGGCCGAGGCCGCGACCGACGATGGAACGGAACCAGCGGATGAAGACGAAACGGAGACGGCGGCGACCGACGGCGACGGAACGGCGGAAGACGGGGCCGACGCCACGGCCGCGTCCGAGCCCAACGCCTGA
- a CDS encoding YhbY family RNA-binding protein yields the protein MDETERTSRAHDLDVTVWVGKHGIESVVDELNDQLADNDLVKVKFLRAARGGTDTEALATDLAEEVNAKIHDTRGHTAVLYR from the coding sequence ATGGACGAAACAGAGCGGACGTCGCGCGCACACGATCTCGACGTGACCGTCTGGGTCGGCAAGCACGGCATCGAATCAGTCGTCGACGAACTGAACGACCAGCTGGCAGATAACGACCTCGTGAAAGTGAAGTTCTTGCGCGCCGCTCGCGGGGGAACCGACACCGAAGCACTCGCGACTGATCTGGCCGAGGAGGTCAACGCAAAGATTCACGATACGCGCGGCCACACGGCCGTGTTGTACCGATAG
- a CDS encoding ribonuclease P protein component 4, whose protein sequence is MSIAAERVERLEALAAAAAAEGNDDRARSYVRLARRIAERNRLALPRSFTRFTCDACDAYLRPGANARVRLRDGHVVVTCDCGEQARYPYE, encoded by the coding sequence GTGAGTATCGCTGCGGAACGCGTAGAGCGGCTCGAAGCACTCGCAGCCGCGGCCGCAGCCGAAGGGAACGACGATCGGGCCCGCTCGTACGTCCGGCTGGCGAGGCGGATCGCAGAGCGCAACCGGCTCGCGCTGCCACGATCGTTCACACGGTTTACCTGCGACGCTTGCGACGCCTACCTCCGACCGGGCGCCAACGCCCGCGTCCGGCTCCGAGACGGCCACGTCGTCGTCACCTGCGACTGTGGCGAACAGGCCAGATATCCGTACGAGTGA
- a CDS encoding ABC transporter substrate-binding protein: MTGTGPRSSGRHSRRTFLATVGTGVTLSTSGCTELFTEVSSWGDQLSVTITTVPDDDDRQSNGIFKHLESSLRAAGIDVTPELRTTAQFEKKVLIDQDFDIFVGRYPGTPRPDGLYELLHSTFAYEPGWQNPYGMTDIDLDDRLERLRHATGTDRSAAIESVFDSFLDTKPFVPICAPSIYYAVNDQQFTGWDRQSFRTRLGYVDLDPAAAVDQFDGLVTDARPMQNLNPLATHYRHTGAITSLLYDSLATRSGAGLSPWMAHDWEWRDGRLTATMRPDLTSHDEEPVTAEDVAFTFEFLADLSLGRADSPIPAPRFRRETSAVTSATATDDETVEFTVDASREVATSVLTVPILPEHVWRPIVDELDEETASTATWLREELMNEEISRVGSGPYRFGSWVQGDLLTLDRFDGHFSVEDPDLPGVPVESLVLRNASNGSVAIEMVDAGDASALVTPIEADVIGETQEMETAARIHDPGWAYYQIGFNTQKHPFSNHRFRRAVASLIDRQWLAETVFHGHAQPLSVPKVDSSAMDDYAWTGADPETPFVGTDGEIDVEAARDLFRKASFEYNDSGELVVDD; encoded by the coding sequence ATGACCGGAACCGGACCGCGCTCGAGCGGTCGACACTCCCGTCGGACGTTTCTCGCAACCGTCGGGACTGGTGTCACCCTTTCGACCAGCGGTTGCACCGAACTGTTCACCGAGGTCTCGTCGTGGGGCGATCAACTTTCGGTGACGATTACGACGGTTCCGGACGACGACGATCGACAGAGCAACGGGATCTTCAAACACCTCGAATCGTCGCTTCGGGCGGCCGGTATCGACGTCACACCGGAGCTCAGGACGACTGCCCAGTTCGAGAAGAAGGTCCTGATAGACCAAGATTTCGACATTTTTGTCGGTCGGTATCCCGGAACACCACGGCCCGACGGGCTGTACGAACTCCTCCACTCGACGTTCGCCTACGAGCCCGGGTGGCAGAACCCCTACGGGATGACGGACATCGATCTCGACGACCGGCTCGAACGGCTCCGTCACGCGACCGGAACCGACCGATCCGCCGCGATCGAGTCCGTCTTCGATAGCTTCCTCGATACGAAGCCGTTCGTCCCGATCTGTGCCCCCTCGATCTACTACGCCGTCAACGACCAGCAGTTCACCGGGTGGGACCGCCAGTCGTTTCGGACCCGACTCGGCTACGTCGACCTCGATCCGGCCGCCGCCGTCGACCAGTTCGACGGCCTCGTCACGGATGCCCGTCCGATGCAGAACCTGAACCCCCTCGCCACTCACTACCGCCACACGGGTGCCATTACCTCGCTCCTGTACGACTCGCTGGCAACCCGGTCGGGTGCCGGATTGTCTCCCTGGATGGCCCACGACTGGGAGTGGCGAGACGGACGCCTCACAGCGACGATGCGGCCCGACCTGACGAGTCACGACGAGGAACCGGTCACTGCCGAAGACGTCGCGTTCACGTTCGAGTTCCTCGCCGACCTCTCGCTCGGGCGAGCGGACTCCCCGATCCCGGCGCCTCGGTTTCGCCGGGAGACGTCGGCAGTCACCTCGGCGACGGCAACCGACGACGAGACGGTCGAATTTACCGTCGACGCCTCCCGAGAGGTGGCGACGTCCGTCCTCACCGTTCCGATCCTTCCGGAGCACGTCTGGCGTCCGATCGTCGACGAACTCGACGAGGAGACGGCCTCGACGGCCACCTGGCTCCGTGAGGAACTCATGAACGAGGAGATTAGCCGCGTCGGCAGCGGTCCGTACCGGTTCGGGAGCTGGGTACAGGGCGACCTGCTCACGCTCGATCGATTCGACGGGCACTTCTCGGTGGAGGATCCGGACCTTCCGGGCGTTCCGGTCGAGTCGCTCGTCCTTCGAAACGCCTCCAACGGGTCGGTCGCGATCGAGATGGTCGACGCCGGTGACGCCTCGGCTCTCGTTACACCGATCGAAGCCGACGTCATCGGCGAGACCCAGGAGATGGAGACGGCCGCCCGAATCCACGATCCGGGATGGGCGTATTACCAGATCGGGTTCAACACCCAGAAACACCCGTTCAGCAACCACCGATTCCGCCGGGCCGTCGCCTCCCTGATCGATCGCCAGTGGCTCGCGGAGACCGTCTTCCACGGCCACGCACAACCACTCTCGGTCCCAAAAGTCGACTCGTCGGCGATGGATGACTACGCGTGGACGGGTGCCGATCCGGAGACGCCGTTCGTCGGCACAGACGGTGAGATCGACGTCGAGGCCGCCCGGGACCTGTTCCGGAAGGCGAGTTTCGAGTACAACGACTCGGGCGAACTGGTGGTGGACGACTGA
- a CDS encoding phosphatase PAP2 family protein, protein MLVGLLSRATVIVALLLVIAIWQVIGFDTLFRALRNWRPRVRAALPVTLALVPVLIVNKLARQDLVTISQEYGFRVGDLFWVIEGEFILLFESVASTPLTQYFSFIYIYGYAFLLIFPVVMYFTLRDSTRLRRLLGAYALNYTIGVTLYVLFHAFGPRQYFGSDVETMLYTFEPSYQLLTREINHYTNVFPSLHTSLSATVMIFAIRSRSQFPAWTPTASVLAVSVWLSTMYLGIHWAIDVLGGLLLAGTCVWLSCRLIGRYDVDSHLQPAYDRLAAVVDRVKTTGDSADERGHR, encoded by the coding sequence ATGCTCGTCGGCCTCCTCAGCCGGGCGACCGTCATCGTGGCGCTCTTGCTCGTGATCGCGATCTGGCAGGTTATCGGGTTCGATACGCTCTTCCGGGCGCTTCGCAACTGGCGACCGCGTGTCCGTGCTGCGTTGCCCGTGACGCTCGCGCTCGTCCCCGTGTTGATCGTGAACAAACTCGCCAGACAGGACCTCGTCACCATTTCACAGGAGTACGGCTTCCGGGTCGGCGACCTCTTCTGGGTCATCGAGGGCGAGTTTATCCTCCTCTTCGAGTCGGTCGCTTCGACACCACTCACGCAGTACTTCTCGTTCATCTACATCTACGGATACGCGTTCTTGCTGATCTTCCCGGTCGTGATGTACTTCACGCTGCGGGACTCGACGAGATTGCGGCGTCTGCTCGGTGCGTACGCGCTCAACTATACCATCGGCGTCACGCTGTACGTACTGTTTCACGCCTTCGGCCCACGACAGTACTTCGGGAGCGACGTCGAGACGATGCTCTATACGTTCGAACCCTCCTATCAACTGCTCACCAGAGAGATCAACCACTACACGAACGTGTTTCCGTCGCTTCACACGTCGCTCTCTGCGACCGTCATGATCTTCGCGATCAGGTCCAGATCGCAGTTCCCTGCGTGGACACCGACGGCAAGTGTTCTGGCCGTAAGCGTCTGGCTCTCGACGATGTATCTGGGCATTCACTGGGCGATCGACGTCCTGGGGGGACTGCTCCTGGCGGGGACGTGTGTGTGGCTCTCGTGTCGCTTGATCGGCCGATACGACGTCGACAGCCACCTCCAGCCCGCCTACGATCGACTGGCTGCGGTCGTCGATCGGGTCAAGACGACCGGCGACAGTGCGGACGAACGAGGGCACCGGTAA
- a CDS encoding ABC transporter substrate-binding protein, with translation MDSTTRESPLSRRTVLGTATAGAVLGLSGCLRGIRNLFRDEPADGFSLSVASVSPADDPQAAAVADRLESALETAGIDVERETLPQSRFLRRILIDHEFDLFVDRTPRLADPSALYGLLHTRFDAEWGWQNPYGYSNVTIDSALDRQRGRTGAARDRAVEQTLESFANDQPFTPLCRPTAKHVWNGDRFVGFDRHPLSERYAFVDIESIAPDGTLRAVVTDERVTRHFNPLGIGGRHSCSPIDDLLYDSLATTVDGDVHPWLADSWAWEDGTATLTLRETSWHDGEPVSAEDVVFTYDFLADTSMDSAEAPIPAPLYRGLATAIADVTRLDDHRVRITAEAGRAAAEQAFTIPILPAHIWRDRTESAEFVDVETPSGATVAVVTDNVPPIGSGLFTFDDREEGERLTLSRNGDHFTTTADLPETPITTLEVTVTEDTEAAVAAIEDSEADLTLSALDPETASSYTAAPPLVTHERPSQSLYYIGYNVRNAPLLNPNFRRTIASLLDKASIAESIFAGAATPVASPLGNPWQPASLEWDGADPVTPFLGEDGELDVDAVRSEFRSIGHRYDDDGNLLVRS, from the coding sequence ATGGATTCGACTACCCGCGAGTCTCCCCTCTCTCGGCGAACGGTGCTCGGGACGGCGACGGCTGGTGCCGTTCTCGGCCTCTCCGGCTGTCTGCGCGGAATCAGGAACCTCTTTCGCGACGAACCGGCCGACGGGTTCTCGCTCTCAGTCGCGAGTGTCAGCCCCGCCGACGATCCCCAGGCTGCCGCCGTGGCGGACCGGCTCGAGTCGGCACTCGAGACCGCCGGGATCGACGTCGAGCGAGAAACACTTCCCCAATCGCGCTTTCTCCGCCGGATTCTGATCGATCACGAGTTCGATCTCTTCGTCGATCGAACGCCGCGACTTGCCGATCCGTCGGCGCTGTACGGACTGTTGCACACCCGGTTCGACGCGGAGTGGGGCTGGCAGAATCCCTACGGCTACTCGAACGTGACGATCGATTCGGCCCTCGACCGGCAGCGAGGCCGAACGGGAGCCGCCCGCGACCGGGCCGTCGAGCAGACACTCGAATCGTTCGCCAACGACCAGCCGTTTACCCCGCTGTGTCGGCCGACCGCGAAACACGTCTGGAACGGCGATCGATTCGTCGGCTTCGACCGCCATCCACTCTCCGAACGATACGCGTTCGTGGACATCGAGTCGATCGCCCCCGACGGGACGCTTCGGGCCGTCGTGACCGACGAGCGCGTGACGCGTCACTTCAATCCGCTCGGAATCGGGGGTCGCCACTCGTGTTCGCCGATCGACGACCTCCTCTACGACTCGCTCGCGACGACCGTCGACGGCGACGTGCACCCGTGGCTGGCCGACTCCTGGGCGTGGGAGGACGGCACCGCGACGCTGACACTCCGCGAGACGTCGTGGCACGACGGTGAGCCGGTCTCCGCCGAGGATGTCGTGTTTACGTACGACTTTCTGGCGGACACGTCGATGGATTCCGCCGAGGCGCCGATTCCCGCACCACTCTACCGTGGCCTGGCGACGGCGATTGCGGACGTCACCCGTCTCGACGACCACCGGGTTCGGATCACGGCCGAAGCCGGGAGGGCCGCCGCAGAACAGGCGTTCACGATCCCGATCTTGCCAGCCCACATCTGGCGGGACCGGACCGAGTCGGCCGAGTTCGTCGACGTGGAGACGCCCAGTGGTGCGACGGTCGCCGTCGTCACGGATAACGTTCCGCCGATCGGGAGCGGACTCTTCACGTTCGACGACCGGGAGGAAGGCGAGCGCCTCACCCTCTCTCGAAACGGTGACCACTTTACGACGACCGCCGATCTTCCGGAGACGCCGATCACCACGCTCGAAGTGACCGTTACGGAAGACACCGAGGCGGCGGTCGCGGCGATCGAAGACAGTGAGGCCGACCTGACGCTGTCGGCACTCGATCCCGAGACGGCGAGTTCGTACACCGCGGCGCCACCCCTGGTCACGCACGAACGCCCCAGCCAGTCGCTTTACTACATCGGATACAACGTCCGCAACGCCCCGTTGTTGAACCCGAACTTCCGCCGGACGATCGCCAGTCTCCTCGACAAGGCATCGATCGCCGAGTCGATTTTCGCCGGTGCGGCCACGCCGGTGGCCTCGCCGCTCGGCAATCCATGGCAACCTGCCTCGCTCGAGTGGGACGGGGCCGACCCGGTGACGCCGTTCCTCGGCGAAGACGGCGAACTCGATGTGGACGCCGTACGCAGCGAGTTCAGGTCGATCGGCCACCGGTACGACGACGACGGAAACCTGCTCGTCCGCTCGTAG
- a CDS encoding DUF2797 domain-containing protein gives MQIVGYERSGRGSSLLVSDDGDLSLTPLSRDETIAFGLGDRHCAGAIDYETGEHVPCDRDAAPYCDAHTSTWVCARCTGTCLKDEMDCYTDHAVYLAAFAPTTFKVGVTQLERLETRLREQGADRAAHIHTVTNGRIARELEAEIATDLTDRVRIERKIEGLAADVDDDAWESVLATFDPIERFSFDYGLSLATRPVTELVGTGTVVGLKGRLLVLERRGTTYAVDLRELVGHELDADDATADRQSSLGAFAGD, from the coding sequence GTGCAGATCGTCGGCTACGAGCGGTCGGGACGAGGATCTTCGCTGTTGGTGAGTGACGACGGCGACCTCTCTCTCACACCGCTCAGCCGCGACGAGACCATCGCGTTCGGGCTCGGGGATCGCCACTGCGCGGGGGCCATCGATTACGAAACCGGCGAACACGTCCCGTGCGATCGCGACGCGGCGCCGTACTGCGACGCGCACACGTCGACGTGGGTCTGTGCGCGCTGCACCGGGACCTGTCTCAAAGACGAGATGGACTGTTACACGGACCACGCCGTCTATCTCGCCGCGTTCGCACCGACCACGTTCAAGGTCGGCGTCACCCAGCTGGAACGGCTCGAAACCCGTCTCAGAGAACAGGGCGCAGATCGGGCAGCCCACATCCACACGGTCACCAACGGCCGGATCGCCCGGGAGCTCGAGGCCGAGATCGCGACCGATCTCACCGACCGGGTCCGGATCGAGCGCAAGATCGAAGGACTCGCCGCCGACGTCGACGACGACGCCTGGGAATCCGTGCTCGCGACGTTCGACCCGATCGAGCGCTTCTCGTTCGACTACGGCCTCTCGCTTGCGACACGGCCGGTCACCGAACTCGTGGGAACGGGTACCGTCGTCGGCCTGAAGGGGCGCCTGCTCGTCCTCGAACGGCGTGGAACGACCTACGCGGTCGACCTCCGGGAACTGGTCGGACACGAACTCGACGCGGACGATGCGACGGCCGACCGACAGTCGTCACTCGGCGCCTTTGCCGGTGACTGA